The stretch of DNA TCCGACAGGTCCGCCACCTCGGCCTCGCGGACCGCCATCGTCACCCCTCGCTTCGAGCCCCGGTGGCGGTCGTCGCTTCGGTGCCACGGGCGGGGGCTTCGGTGTCCCGAGCGACGAGCGCGGGGTCGGCGAGCGCCGACAGCGAGCCCGGGCCGGGACCGGCGTCTGGCAGGGCGAACTCCGCGGCGGGCGTCGACATACGTCTGCGTAGGGACTCGCCGAGCAAAAGCGAGGGGGTCCGGCGTCGGCCGGAGTGCGTCAGCCCCCCTTGATGAGCCGGACCACGCGCACGTGGTCGGCGTCGACGGGCTGGTCCGTCGGCACCGTCCGGTCGTCGACGACCACGGACACCTCGTGGGGCGAGAGGTCCAGTTGCGCCACGAGGTCGGCGTAGGTGGCGTCCCCGCCGACCGTGAGTTCGTGGGTCCCCTCGCCGGCCACCTCGACGGTCACGTCCATACCCGCGTGTACTCGCATCGCGGATTTGAGTGTGACGACCGCTGACCCCGGGGACCGTCGCGGTGAACGGTTCGTTTAAGGAGAGCCCCCGCTTCCCTCCGGTATGAGCGAGGCCGAGTCCGAGTCGCGGGCGGGACGCGAAGAGGTGTGGATCGAGAAGTACCGACCGCAGACCCTGGACGAGGTGATGGGCCACGAGGACATCGTGGGGCGACTGCAGAGCTACGTCGACCGCAACGACCTGAGCCACTTCCTGTTCAGCGGGCCGGCCGGCGTCGGGAAGACGACCTGCGCCTCGGCGATCGCCCGCGAGCTGTACGGCGAGGACTGGCAGGAGCACTTCCTCGAGCTGAACGCCTCCGACGAGCGGGGGATCGACGTGGTCCGGGACCGCATCAAGAACTTCGCCCGGACGAGCTTCGGCGGCCACGAGTACCGCATCATCTTCCTCGACGAGGCCGACGCGCTCACCAGCGACGCCCAGTCTGCGCTGCGCCGGACGATGGAGCAGTTCTCGAACAACGTCCGGTTCATCCTCTCGTGTAACTACTCCAGCCAGATCATCGACCCGATCCAGTCCCGGTGTGCCGTCTTCCGGTTCTCGCCGCTGTCGGACGACGCCGTCGCGGACGAGATCCGCCACATCGCAGCGCAGGAGGGCATCGAGATGACCGACGAGGGGCTGGACGCGCTGGTGTACGCCGCCGACGGCGACATGCGCAAGGCCATCAACGGGCTGCAGGCGGCCTCGGTCAGCGGCGACGTGGTCGACGAACAGGCCGTCTACGCCATCACCTCGACCGCCCGGCCGGAGGAGATCCACGAGATGGTCCAGTCGGCGCTGGACGGTGACTTCACCGCGGCGCGGGCGACGCTGGACCGTCTGCTCACCGAGGAGGGGATCGCCGGCGGCGACGTCATCGACCAGCTCCACCGCTCGGTGTGGGAGTTCGACGTCGACGACGCCGACGCGGTCCGCATCCTCGAACGGGTCGGGGAGACCGACTACCGCATCACCCGCGGGGCCAACGAGCGGGTCCAGCTGGAGGCGATGCTCGCCTCGCTCGCCCAGCCCGAGTGAGCGGCAGCGGCGGGCTCCCGGCCGTTCTCACGGCCGATAACTGGAGACGGAGTTTTATCCCGGTGTAGCGCCGAGGGTATCAGTAACTGAAATGTATCGACGCGAAACCGCGGGCCGGGACGAGCGCGGCCAGGTCGGCATCGGCACGCTGATCGTGTTCATCGCGATGGTGCTGGTCGCGGCCATCGCGGCCGGCGTCCTCATCAACACCTCGGGCTACCTCCAGAGCTCGGCGCTTTCGACCGGCCAGGAGTCCAGCGACTCGACGACCAACCGCGTGCAGGTCGTCAGCGCGACCGGGAGCTCGCTCTCGGACAACGAGGTCGGCGTCGTCGAGCTCGTCGTCAAGAAGAGCCCCGGCGCGGGCAACGTCGACCTCGGGCAGGCGACGATCCAGTGGGTCGGTCCCAGCGGCTCGTACTACCAGCTCGCGGAGAACGGGGCCGACGGCAGCCCCGACGGTCGGTTCGCCGTCTCGGCGGTCCAGGACGACGACAGCTCGGTGCCGGTGCTCGACGACGCCGCCGACCGCTTCACGATCACGCTGGACCTCGGGGACGCGGACACGCTCGACAACGCCGACACCTTCGGCGAGGAACTCGCCGAGGGCGAGACGGCGACGCTCCGCATCACGACCACCTCCGGTGCGGTGACGATCAAGCGGATCGTGGTCCCCGAGACGCTGTCGGGCAGCTCGGCCGTCTCGGTCTGAGGCCCCCGGACCGCCCCTTCGGAAACGTTTTACCCGCCGGTCGGCCAAGGTACCGGCAATGAGCGACCTCTCCGAGGCCTACCAACTCGACTACTTCGACGAGGCGGGGTTCACCCGCCAGGAGTGTGCGGAGTGTGGGGACGTCTTCTGGGCCCGCACGGAGCGTGCGACCTGCGGGGAACCGCCCTGTGCGGCGTACGACTTCATCGACGACCCCGGCTTCGCCGAGGAGTACTCGCTGTCCGAGATGCGCGAGGCGTTCCTCTCGTTCTTCGAGGAGCGTGGCCACACCCGTATCGACCCCTATCCCGTCGCCGCCAACCGCTGGCGCGACGACGTCTTGCTGACCCAGGCGTCGATCTACGACTTCCAGCCCCTGGTCACGTCGGGGACGACGCCCCCGCCCGCGAACCCCCTCTGTATCTCCCAGCCCTGCATCCGGATGCAGGACATCGACAACGTGGGCAAGACCGGCCGACACACGATGGCCTTCGAGATGATGGCCCACCACGCGTTCAACGCGAAGGAGGACGTCGAGGACCCCGAGGAGTACGCCTACGAGGGCGAGGTCTACTGGAAGGAGGAGACCGTCGCGTACTGCGTCGAGCTGTTCGAGGAACTCGGGGCCGACGCCGACGAACTCACGCTCATCGAGGACCCGTGGGTCGGCGGCGGCAACGCCGGGCCGGCCTTCGAGGTGATCTACGAGGGCGCGGAGCTGGCGACGCTGGTCTTCATGTCCTTAGAGCAGGACCCCGACGGCGAGTACGAGATGAAGGACGGCAACCGCTACTCGGAGATGGACACCTACGTCGTCGACACCGGCTACGGGCTGGAGCGGTGGACCTGGGTCTCCCAGGGCACCCCGACCGTCTACGAGGCGGTCTACCCCGACACGATCGACTTCCTCAAGGACAACGCCGGCGTCGAACTCACGGACGAGGAGGAGGCGGTCGTCCACAACGCCGCCAAACTCGCGGGCCGGATGGACATCGACGAGGCCGAGGACATCGAGGCCGAGCGCGACACCATCGCCGCCGAGGTGGGCGTGACCGTCGCGGAGCTGCGCGAGCTGATGGGGCCGCTGGAGGACATCTACGCCATCGCCGACCACTGCCGGACGCTGGCGTACATGCTCGGCGACGGCATCGTCCCCTCGAACGTCGGCACCGGCTACCTCGCGCGGATGGTCCTCCGGCGGACCAAGCGGCTGGTCGACGGCGTCGGCGTCGACGCGCCGCTTGACGAACTGGTCGACATGCAGGCCGAGCGGCTGGGCTACGAGAACCGCGACACCGTCCGGGACATCGTCCGCACGGAGGTCGAGAAGTACCGCGAGACCCTCGATCGGGGCGGCCGGCGCGTGCGCCAGCTGGCCGACGAGTACGCCGACCGGGACGAACCCATCCCGACCGAGGAGCTGGTCGAGCTGTACGACTCCCACGGCATCCAGCCCGACATGGTCGAGGAGATCGCGGCCGAGCGCGGGGCCGGCGTGGACGTGCCCGACGACTTCTACTCCGTGGTCGCCGAGCGCCACGGCGGCGGCGCGGCCGAGGCCGAGAGCGAGGGCGTCCCCTACGCCGACCGGCTGGCCGAGCTGCCCGACACCGACCGGCTCTACTACGAGGACCAGCAGCGGATGGAGTTCGAGGCCGTCGTCCTGGAGGTGTTCGACCGCGACGACGACCGCTACGACGTGGTGCTCGACCAGACGATGTTCTACCCCGAGGGCGGGGGTCAGCCCCCGGACCACGGGACGCTGTCGACCGACGACGTGACCGCCGAGGTGACCGACGTCCAGCGCCACGACGGCGTCATCCTGCACACGACCGACACGGACCCCGGGAAGGGGGAGTTCGTCCGCGGGCAGGTCGACGCCGCCCGCCGGAAGCGGCTGATGCAACACCACACCGCGACCCACATCGTCGTCCACAGCGCCCGGCAGGTGCTGGGCGACCACGTCCGGCAGGCCGGCGCACAGAAGGGCGTCGACTCCTCGCGCATCGACCTGCGCCACTACGAGTCGGTCTCCCGCGAGCAGGTCAAGGAGATCGAGCGGGTCGCCAACGACCTCGTACAGGACAACGTCCCCGTGACCCAGGAGTGGCCCGACCGCAACGAGGCCGAGGCCGAACACGGCTTCGACCTCTACCAGGGCGGCATCCCGGCCGGCGAGCAGATCCGGCTCATCAGGGTCGCCGATGACGTCCAGGCCTGCGGTGGCACCCACGTCGCCCGCACCGGCGACATCGGCGTCGTCAAGCTGCTGGGCACCGAGCGGATCCAGGACGGGGTCATCCGGCTGACGTTCGCGGCCGGCGACGCGGCCGTCGAGGCGACCCAGCGGACCGAGGACGCCCTCTACGAGGCCGCCGAGGTGCTGGACGTGGCCCCCGAGGAGGTGCCCGAGACGGCCGGGCGGTTCTTCGACGAGTGGAAGGCCCGCGGCAAGGAGATCGAGGACCTCAAGGAACAACTGGCCGAGGCCCGCGCCTCGGGCGGGGCCGACACCGAGGAGGTCGACGTGGGCGGCACCACGGCGGTCGTCCAGCGCATCGACGCCGACATGGACGAGCTCCGGGCCCAGGCCAACGCACTGGTCGAGCAGGGCCGGATCGCGGTGCTGGGGTCGGGTGCCGACGGCGCGCAGTTCGTCGTGGCCGTCCCCGACGGCGTCGAGGTCGACGCGGGCGAGGTGGTCGGCGAGCTGGCCGGTCGGGTCGGCGGCGGCGGCGGCGGCCCCGCCGACTTCGCACAGGGCGGTGGCCCCGACGGCGACGCGCTCGAGGACGCCCTCGCCGCCGCGCCCGAGATCCTCCGGTCGGTCGCGAACGTCTGACCCCGGCCGCCCGACGCGGCGGTCGCGGCTCGTCCCCGTCGACGGCGGCGAGACGCCGGTGACCGCGGGCGAGCGACGGCCCGTAACACCTAATTGGCAGAGCCGGCAAGCCGGGGTATGGACAGACAGCAGGTGATGGCCGTCTTTCTCGCCTTCCTGATGGTCGGCTCGGCCGTCGTCTACGGACTGGCCTTCGCGTTCCTCTAGTCCCACACGTCCGAGAGCGGGTGGCTGCCGCCCGAGCGCGACCCCGACCGCTCCCGGCGGCGGCGCGAGCTCTCGGAGACGCCCGCGACGGCCCGGTCCGGGGCGAACTCGGGCAGATCCGGCGTCGTCATCCGGGCGACCTGCTCGGCGAACCAGTCGGGGGTGTCGTGGCTCGCGCGCTCGAAGAGGTCCAGCAGCGAGGCGTCCGCGAGGTAGGTCGCGCCGTGGTCGTCGGGCGCGCGGACGACCCGCCCGCAGGCCTGGATGACCGTCCGCAGCGCCGTCCGGTAGTACCAGCCCCACTGGCCGTCCTCCAGTCGCCGGGCGACCCGGGAGTCGTTGGTGTTGGGGTAGGGGGCCTTGCAGACGACCTGCCAGCGGCAGAGATCGCCCTCCAGGTCCAGCGCCTCCTCCATCTTCACCGAGAGGAACACGTCCGGGTCGGAACTGCGCTTCCAGGCCGCCAGCGCGGCGTCGCGGCCCTCCCTGTCGTGGTCGCGCACCCTGGTTCCGACGCCCAGCTCGTCGAGCAGGTCCCGCAGTTGCTCCTGGATGGCGTAGGAGTGGCAGTGGACCAGCCCCTTCTCGTCGGGGTGGCGGGCCATCACCCGGACGAGCGTGCGGGCGATGGCCGGCAGGGTCTCCTCGCGGTGCTCGTAGGTCATCTTCCCCCGGGTCACGTCGTACAGCGGGCGGTGCTCGACGGGGAACGTGTGGGGGACCTCCACCAGGGCCACGTCGTCGGGGTCGAGGCCGACGTTGGCACAGAAGGCGTCCTTGCTCAGGATGGTCGCCGACAGCAGCGCGAACCTGTTGCCCCGCTCCCAGACGGTGTGTGAGAGGTACCGCTCGGGGTTCATCGGCTTGATCGTGACCGGACCGTCCTCGCTCTGGTCGACGACCCAGGTCGTGGCGCTGTCGGGGTCGCGGTAGTCCTCCTGGAACCACTGGAGGTCGCCCCGGAGCGTGTTCAGGGAGTCCCGCTCGGCGACCTCCTCCGGGGCCAGCTCCGCCTGTTGCCGCAGTTCCGTCAGCCGGCGCTCGGCGACGCCCTCGACGCGCTCGGCGAAGTCGACGGCGTCGTCGAGGCCGTCGAGGTCGGGCACGTCCAGCTCTCCCCACAGCGGGATGGTCTCCGGCGAGAGGTCGATGGTCGCGTACATCTCGGCCCACTCGCCCAGGCCGTGGGCCTCGTCGATCACGACCACGTCACGCTTGCCGAAGACATCGCTGCCGGCGGTCTGCATGAAGTACGCCAGCGTCATCGCGGCGATCCGGCGGTTCGAGGCGATGGCGCGGTCCGAGAAGTACGGGCACCGGTGTTTCACCTGACAGTCGAACTCCCGCTCGCGGACGCAGGGAGCCTGATTGACCGGGGTGTCGGTCTCGCCCGGGAGGATGCAGTCGTAGTTGTTCTTCCCGCGGATGACCGAGAGGTCCGAGAGCAGGTCGTCCTCGGCGACGTCGTCCAGCTGGGAGACCTGCGGCGTCGTGTAGTAGGCGTCGAAGACCTGTTCGGCGGCGGCCTCGCCGGCGGTCCGGGCACAGCCGGCGATGGCCCGCGCCAGCAGGGACTTGCCGCTGCCGGTCGGCGCGCGCACGAGGACGACGTCGTTGCCGGCCTCGAAGGCCTCGCGGACGTCCGAGAGGGCCTGCCGCTGGTTCCCGCGGTACTCGGGGGCCGGGAACTCGTCGTGGATCCGCGCCGGGTACACACCAGACGGCAACGGGTCGGCCCCTCTAAACCTTTCCAGTCGGTCGGCCGACCGTGTGCCGTGGTCACGTACACGCGGTCGTGCCAACACGACCCTCAGAACCCTTATCCCTCCACCACGTGTACGGTTGATTGCAATGGCAAACGGTAAGGTTGACTTCTTCAACGACACTGGCGGCTACGGTTTCATCTCGACTGAGGACGCGGACGAGGACGTGTTCTTCCACATGGAAGACGTCGGCGGTCCGGACCTCGAAGAGGGACAGGAAGTGGAGTTCGACATCGAACAGGCCGACAAGGGCCCCCGCGCGACGAACCTCGTCCGCAACTAACCGCCGATTTCGGGTCGCCAGTGTGCGACTCTGTCTGACGCGTTTTTCGTGCACTCGTCGGCGAGCGACGGTACCGTCCGACGCGATCGGCCGGACCGACGCTCGTCACACATAAATCCCCGTGCTGGACTGCAGGCACGGCGACGCTCGTCGACGGTTTATCGGGGTCGGGGCCGGAGTACGACGTGCCGGGGTCCCCGCCCGGCCCTCCGCGCTCTTCCCGGTCGCGCCCCCGCCCGAGGGCGCGGCACCCACCCCTCTTTCGCTCGGACACCGTCCCCGGTCGTCCTCAGGCGTGTTCGTCCGCCAGCGCCGCGACGTCCGCCGCCGTCACCTCGTCGTCGGGCAGGCGGTCGATGCAGTCGTAACAGAGGAAGTGCTCGGTACCGTCGGCGAGCTCCAGCACGATGCCTTCGGTGGGCCGGCTCTCCTGTGTCCAGATGTTGGCGATGCCGCCGGCGATGGACACCTCCGCGCCACAGCCGTCGCAGGTCCGGGAGGCCATACGACCGGTAGGGGAGCGGCCCGGTAAGGCCTTTCTTTTTGTTCCTCGGTGACATATGCCGCGGTATGGAGGTCGACTGCGAGGGGTGTGCGGGCTGCTGTGTCGACTGGCGACCGCTGAGCGACGCACCGATCGACCACGAGCGCCGCGGTCCCTTCGAGCCGCTCGACGACGCGTCCAACCTCGTCCCGCTCCGGCGCGGAGAGGTGCGGGCGTTCGTCGACGCCGGCTACGGCGACGCGCTCCGCCCCCGCCTGTGGACGACCGCGGACGACGACCGCAGCGTCACCGTCGGCGGCGTGGACCTGGCGGCCGTCGACGGCCGTCCCGTCTTCTTCGTCGGCCTGCGCAAGCCGCCGAAACCGGTCGCACCCTTCGACGCCGACCCGTCGTGGCTGCGGACCTGCGTCTTCCTCGACCCGACGACGCTCCAGTGTCGGATCCACGACGACGACCTGTACCCCGACGCCTGTTCGACCTACCCCGGCGAGAACCTCGTGCTGGACGTGGAGACGGAGTGCGAGCGGGTCGAGCGGGTCCACGGCGGGGAGCGCCTGCTGGACGACGAACCGCCGGACGTGACGCCGCTGTTCGGGCCGGCGGCGCTGGGCGAGCGGCTGTTCGCCCACCCCGAGCCGGAGCGGATCGCCGACGCCGTCGCCCGCTTTCGCGACCGGACGACGACGCGGGCGGACCGCGCGGAGTTCGTCGCCGTCGCCGCCGCGTCCAGTCCGGGGACGCTCGCGGTCGAGGACCGCCGGTACGAGCGGACCCGGGAAGCGGTGATTGATGCCGACTCCTGGGCCGGCGGAGCCATCGACGAGTGGCGTGCTCGTGCGGCCGGGCTCGGGGAGCCAGCCCCCGAACCGGACGCGGCCGAGACTGTCGAGGACGGTCGGGGTGTGCCCCCGACGCCCGGCTGGTGACGGGTCGGCGTCACCGGCCACTGCGACACTTGCTCGTATGAGTGTGCTTTAACCTCCTCCCGACCCGTGAGTGGACCATGCACGTGCTGGTGACCGGCGCGACCGGGTTCGTGGGGGGCCACCTCGTCCCCGAGCTCCTGGCGGCCGGCCACGACGTCCGCGCCCTCGTCCGGGACCCCGCGGCCTACGACGCCCCGCCCGGCGTCGAGGTGGTGACCGGGGACCTGCTGGACCCGGCGAGCCTCGCCGGCGCGTTCGACGGCGTCGACGCCGCGTTCTACCTCGTCCACTCGATGTGCGGGGGAGACGGGTACGCCGAGCGCGACCGCCGCGCCGCGCGGAACTTCCGAACGGCCGCCGACGGGGCCGGCGTCGACAGGGTGGTCTACCTCGGCGGTCTCGGCGACGACGACGACCTCCGCTCGAAACACCTCAAGTCCCGCCGGGAGGTCGAACACGTCCTGGACGAGGGCGACTACGACCTGACGACCCTGCGGGCCGCCATCGTCATCGGTACGGGGAGCGCGAGCTTCCGGCTCGTCCGCGAGCTGACCGAGCGCCTCCCGGTGATGTTCACGCCCCGCTGGGTCCGGACGGAGTGCCAGCCCATCGCCATCGACGACGTGCTGACCTACCTGCTGGGCGTCGTCGAGACCCCCGAGACGGCGGGCGAGACCTACGAGATCGGCGGCCCGGAGGTGCTGACCTACGCCGAGATCCTCCGCCGGACCGGCCGCGTGATGCACGGCCGGGAGCCGCGCATCGTCCCCATCCCGATCATCAGCCCGCGGCTCTCGGCGCTGGCAATCGCGGCGACCACGGACGTCCCCTCGACGGTCGCGCGGGCGCTCATCCACGGGCTGAAGACGCCGGTGGTCGTCCGCGACGACCGCATCGACGACGTCGTCCCGGTGTCGCCGACCCCCTTCGAGACGGCCGTCGAGCGCGCGCTCGACGGGACGCGGCCGGACGGCGGCGTTCGCGAACGGGCCGACGAGCTCGTCGCCGACGGGGGCCGGCGATGAGCGGCGAGAGCCCCCACCCCGACTACGGCGAGACCTGGGTGTACGAGAGCATCGTCGGGGCGCTGCCGGGGATCAATCTGCCGACGTGGGCGGCACTGGCGATCCAGCTCGTCGTCTTCGAGACGGCCGTGATCGCGATGGCGTGGTACTACGACGTCTGGAACGCCGCCATCGCGGCGACGGCCGTGATCTTCGTCGCCACCGTCGGCAGCGTGGAGATGCTGCGCATCAGCACGCTCATCCGCCGGATCGACGTCCCGCCGACCTACCGGGCGCTGCTGTTCTCCTCGAACATGGAGGTCGTGCTGTCCGTGCTGGCCTACATCGCGATGCTGACCCACCTGTTCGTCTTCGACCCGAAGGTCGCCGACACGCCGCTGGTGCAGACGCTGTTCGGGCCGGACCCGCCCGTGCTCGTGGTGTATCTCACCCTGCTCATCCTCTGGGACGTCTGTTACCGCATCGGCACCGGCTGGTGGGCCAGCGTCACCGGGCTCTGGCGGTCGCTGCGCTTCCAGTTCGACCCACAGACCGCGCGGGTGTTCGTCCGGGCGGACCTGGAGACGTGGGGCTTCGGCGTCCTGCAGCTCGTGTTGGTCCCGTTCGTGCTGGACCAGCGGGTGCTGCTGGCGGCGCTTTTGGCCCACGTCGCAGCCGTCACGGTGGTGACGGGGCTCTCCGTGGCGCTGCTACACGTCCGGTCGAGAACTCCCGACGCTACTCGGAGTTGATCTGTTTGAACTGGTCGAGTAGCTCGTCGGTCGACTCGCCACCGTCGTAAGAGACGTCGCCTTCGTAGGTCGTTCGGTCGTCGTCCTCCGACAGGTCGACCTCGGCGTTCTTGCGCTCACGCCGCTCGTGTTCGTCGTCGTCGTACGCTCCCATCGACATAGGTTACCACACCTCAACTAGCGTGGTAGTACGTATCAATGTAACGGTGGCGGCCACCCGGGCCGCTCGGCCCCGCTCCGTGCCCGCTGCCGGCGTTCCGGCCGGGTCGGCGGCAGGCGGAACGCCCAAGCACCGTGGCCGCCTACACGCACTCGTGGCTGGCCCGCTTCGATTCAGATACTCGACCGAGCGCTGGAGCGAGGACCGCGTCCGGCGCGACCTCCTCTCGCCGCTGGACGACGCTTTCGGTGCCGAACTCACCGGCCCCTGGTACGCCCCGCCCGACGGCTGGGCGGCCCGGCGGCTGGAGATGGACAACGGCGACCTCGCGCTGTTCTGCTGGAACGGCCAGGCCGCCTACTGGCTGGGCAACACCGAGACGCCCGAGCCGCTGTGGCGGACGAACAAACGGACCTTCGACGAGGCCCCCGACGACATCGCCGAGTGGGGCCAGCGCGAACTGCGCGGCCAGCTCGCCGTCGAGGCCCCCTGGCTCACCGAGTACGAGGCACTCGCGGACTTCTTCCTCCCGGTGCTGCTCTCGAAGGACGGCCGCGAGTCCACCCGGAAGTTCTTCCGGGACCACGCCGCGGGCTTCCCGGACGCCGACCGCGACGCCAGCCTCTCGTTCTACGACGACTTCCTTTCGACGGGCGTGCTGGACGACCACCGCTACACGATGGCGAGCAAACTGGGGACCAGCCAGGGGTTCGACCTCACCCGGATGCGGGCGACGATGGGGGAGTTCAACGCCGCGAAGCTGCTGGTCGACGCCGGCAACGACATCGTCCCCGAGGTGGAGCTGGACTCGGGCCACTCCGTCGACTTCCGGGTCGACGACACCCTCGTCGAGGTGACCCGGCCCCGGCCGCCGACCCGGCGACAGGCCAACACCGCCGTCGGCGCGCTCAAGGCGTCGGGCGACGCCAAGACCCGCGACCAGCTGGCGGCCCACCCCGGCGCGGTGCTGGCCGTCGACTGCACCTCCTTCCGGGACGACGAGTGGCGGCGCGTGCTCGGCGAGCAGCCCAGCGTCGGCTACGAGCCGCTCGTCGTCTTCCGGTACCGCCCCGACGGGACCGTCGACGGGTACTCCCGCGGGTCGGTCCCGTTCGCACTGCCGTTCTAGAACCGAGGGGCGCGGGTCCTGCCGCGCCGGTCGTCCGCACCGCCGGGAGTGGAAATCCACCTCTGGCGAAACGCTCAGTAGTTGACAGGGGCGGCGTGACCGATACAGAGAGTTGGTTCAGCACGACGGACAGGTTCTATTCATAGACGACAATCTGAATCCGGTGTGCAGTCGGTGTGCGTATCTATCGGTTTGCAGTATATTATTTACAGCCGAAATTATCCCCACCGCGTATTACTGATCACACTTATGATAACGCTTGCAGTCGTTTTCGTGTTGACCAGTAGTAGCCACCCAGATAGACGACATTCCCCACAATCAGTAGTACTGGGTCAAATGCACTGATACTGATCTCAATATCCCCTGTCACGATAACCTGCTGAAAGAGTTCAAAATTGTAGAGCTGTGCACCGGCAACAGCGAGAACTACTCCAATAACCATCGGAACGAACATCGGCGTGGTTTCATACGCACGGGAGTCAATAGACGCAAACTTGAACCCGAGACCAAGTATTGATAGTATACCAACAGAAAGTGTCCAGACCAGCGTAAGGTCGTACGTGCGTGAGACGAAGACTGGACCGAGAACAACTACCCAGATAGCTCCCCATCCCGCGATAAGCAAGACCGCAAAAACGATCGTAGCTCGACGGAGTCGGCGTTTGATTGTACTCGCGAGACTAGTGGACCCGGTGCTAGTCACGAACCGAACGATTTTCGACAGGAATCGGGTAGCAGCGACTCCCTCAAGCCATCGACCTGCGAGCAGCAGCCCGGCCGCAGCGATATATGTGTATTCGAAGTATAGCGGAACCAGGAGCAACCCGATTCCAAGCGTGATAAAGGCAACCAGGAGTCCACTAAGCGAGATCGATGCTGAATCACTCCCACGAATGATCGACCACGCCATCGAGAGGAACATAAACAGAAGGCCAACAGCAAGTAGTGCAGGCCCCAACCACGCTGGAACGTAATCGACGATCCACGCGAGTTGGAGCGGCAAGGCGATCCCAGTAGTCATCGTACCACCAAGAGG from Haloarcula litorea encodes:
- the samp2 gene encoding ubiquitin-like small modifier protein SAMP2 produces the protein MDVTVEVAGEGTHELTVGGDATYADLVAQLDLSPHEVSVVVDDRTVPTDQPVDADHVRVVRLIKGG
- a CDS encoding replication factor C small subunit; protein product: MSEAESESRAGREEVWIEKYRPQTLDEVMGHEDIVGRLQSYVDRNDLSHFLFSGPAGVGKTTCASAIARELYGEDWQEHFLELNASDERGIDVVRDRIKNFARTSFGGHEYRIIFLDEADALTSDAQSALRRTMEQFSNNVRFILSCNYSSQIIDPIQSRCAVFRFSPLSDDAVADEIRHIAAQEGIEMTDEGLDALVYAADGDMRKAINGLQAASVSGDVVDEQAVYAITSTARPEEIHEMVQSALDGDFTAARATLDRLLTEEGIAGGDVIDQLHRSVWEFDVDDADAVRILERVGETDYRITRGANERVQLEAMLASLAQPE
- a CDS encoding archaellin/type IV pilin N-terminal domain-containing protein produces the protein MYRRETAGRDERGQVGIGTLIVFIAMVLVAAIAAGVLINTSGYLQSSALSTGQESSDSTTNRVQVVSATGSSLSDNEVGVVELVVKKSPGAGNVDLGQATIQWVGPSGSYYQLAENGADGSPDGRFAVSAVQDDDSSVPVLDDAADRFTITLDLGDADTLDNADTFGEELAEGETATLRITTTSGAVTIKRIVVPETLSGSSAVSV
- the alaS gene encoding alanine--tRNA ligase; the protein is MSDLSEAYQLDYFDEAGFTRQECAECGDVFWARTERATCGEPPCAAYDFIDDPGFAEEYSLSEMREAFLSFFEERGHTRIDPYPVAANRWRDDVLLTQASIYDFQPLVTSGTTPPPANPLCISQPCIRMQDIDNVGKTGRHTMAFEMMAHHAFNAKEDVEDPEEYAYEGEVYWKEETVAYCVELFEELGADADELTLIEDPWVGGGNAGPAFEVIYEGAELATLVFMSLEQDPDGEYEMKDGNRYSEMDTYVVDTGYGLERWTWVSQGTPTVYEAVYPDTIDFLKDNAGVELTDEEEAVVHNAAKLAGRMDIDEAEDIEAERDTIAAEVGVTVAELRELMGPLEDIYAIADHCRTLAYMLGDGIVPSNVGTGYLARMVLRRTKRLVDGVGVDAPLDELVDMQAERLGYENRDTVRDIVRTEVEKYRETLDRGGRRVRQLADEYADRDEPIPTEELVELYDSHGIQPDMVEEIAAERGAGVDVPDDFYSVVAERHGGGAAEAESEGVPYADRLAELPDTDRLYYEDQQRMEFEAVVLEVFDRDDDRYDVVLDQTMFYPEGGGQPPDHGTLSTDDVTAEVTDVQRHDGVILHTTDTDPGKGEFVRGQVDAARRKRLMQHHTATHIVVHSARQVLGDHVRQAGAQKGVDSSRIDLRHYESVSREQVKEIERVANDLVQDNVPVTQEWPDRNEAEAEHGFDLYQGGIPAGEQIRLIRVADDVQACGGTHVARTGDIGVVKLLGTERIQDGVIRLTFAAGDAAVEATQRTEDALYEAAEVLDVAPEEVPETAGRFFDEWKARGKEIEDLKEQLAEARASGGADTEEVDVGGTTAVVQRIDADMDELRAQANALVEQGRIAVLGSGADGAQFVVAVPDGVEVDAGEVVGELAGRVGGGGGGPADFAQGGGPDGDALEDALAAAPEILRSVANV
- a CDS encoding helicase C-terminal domain-containing protein; the encoded protein is MYPARIHDEFPAPEYRGNQRQALSDVREAFEAGNDVVLVRAPTGSGKSLLARAIAGCARTAGEAAAEQVFDAYYTTPQVSQLDDVAEDDLLSDLSVIRGKNNYDCILPGETDTPVNQAPCVREREFDCQVKHRCPYFSDRAIASNRRIAAMTLAYFMQTAGSDVFGKRDVVVIDEAHGLGEWAEMYATIDLSPETIPLWGELDVPDLDGLDDAVDFAERVEGVAERRLTELRQQAELAPEEVAERDSLNTLRGDLQWFQEDYRDPDSATTWVVDQSEDGPVTIKPMNPERYLSHTVWERGNRFALLSATILSKDAFCANVGLDPDDVALVEVPHTFPVEHRPLYDVTRGKMTYEHREETLPAIARTLVRVMARHPDEKGLVHCHSYAIQEQLRDLLDELGVGTRVRDHDREGRDAALAAWKRSSDPDVFLSVKMEEALDLEGDLCRWQVVCKAPYPNTNDSRVARRLEDGQWGWYYRTALRTVIQACGRVVRAPDDHGATYLADASLLDLFERASHDTPDWFAEQVARMTTPDLPEFAPDRAVAGVSESSRRRRERSGSRSGGSHPLSDVWD
- a CDS encoding cold-shock protein, which codes for MANGKVDFFNDTGGYGFISTEDADEDVFFHMEDVGGPDLEEGQEVEFDIEQADKGPRATNLVRN
- a CDS encoding DUF7561 family protein yields the protein MASRTCDGCGAEVSIAGGIANIWTQESRPTEGIVLELADGTEHFLCYDCIDRLPDDEVTAADVAALADEHA
- a CDS encoding YkgJ family cysteine cluster protein, which encodes MEVDCEGCAGCCVDWRPLSDAPIDHERRGPFEPLDDASNLVPLRRGEVRAFVDAGYGDALRPRLWTTADDDRSVTVGGVDLAAVDGRPVFFVGLRKPPKPVAPFDADPSWLRTCVFLDPTTLQCRIHDDDLYPDACSTYPGENLVLDVETECERVERVHGGERLLDDEPPDVTPLFGPAALGERLFAHPEPERIADAVARFRDRTTTRADRAEFVAVAAASSPGTLAVEDRRYERTREAVIDADSWAGGAIDEWRARAAGLGEPAPEPDAAETVEDGRGVPPTPGW